In Alosa sapidissima isolate fAloSap1 chromosome 11, fAloSap1.pri, whole genome shotgun sequence, a single window of DNA contains:
- the LOC121723410 gene encoding filamin-C-like isoform X1 — MMSNNTHYDDQLPPQYYQGTDFGEEEDDEMPATEKDLAEDAPWKKIQQNTFTRWCNEHLKCVNKSINDLQRELGDGLKLISLLEVLSQKKMYRKHHTRPNFRQMKLENVSVALEFLEREHIKLVSIDSKAIVDGNLKLILGLIWTLILHYSISMPMWEDEDDEDAKKLTPKQRLLGWIQNKVPQLPITNFNKDWRDGKALGALVDNCAPGLCPDWETWDPNKPVDNAREAMQQADDWLGVPQVIAPEEIVDPDVDDQSVMTYLSQFPKAKLKPGAPIKARQLFPKNAKAYGPGIEPHGNMVLKPAEFTVETVEAGQGEIIVYVEDPEGHTEEAKVVANNDPKRTYSVCYVPRVAGPHKVKVLFAGQDIDKSPFLVNVGKAMGDPNKVQARGPGLEPVGNVAAKPTYFDIYTAGAGEGDVGVVIVDPQGRRDTVEVMLENKGDNVYRCTYKPMMEGPHTIHVTFAGQPIPKSPFPVQIAEAPASASPARPPVQILPQAVRTPPVDKPKKGAPKVPPKPGRPTSNANACRATGRGLQPKGVRVKEVADFKVFTKGAGTGELQVNVKGPNGAEIPVKVRDAGDGVYECDYQPLLPGKYTVMVTWGGQPIPRSPFEVEVGVEAGQQKVRAWGPGLVTGMVGKSADFVVEAIGTEVGTLGFSIEGPSQAKIDCDDKGDGSCDVRYWPTEPGDYAVHVICDDEDIKDSPFIAHILPAANDVFPEKVKAFGPGLEPTGVIINKPAEFTIDARQAGNGKLKIYAQDAEGCVIDIQITEKGDGTFFCVYIPTKPIKHTIIITWGEVNVPNSPFRVLVGEGCHPEKVKVYGPGVEKTGLKANEPTYFTVDCSEAGQGDVSIGIKCAPGVVGPAEADIDFDIIKNDNDTFTVKYTPPAAGRYTIMVLFADQEIPTSPYKVKVDPSHDAGKVRAEGPGLNKTGVEVGTPTHFTIYTKGAGKAKPEVNFTAAVKGEAVKDFEIIDNHDYSYTVKYTALYQGNLSISVTHGGDPIPKSPFNITVAPPLDTSKVKVQGLNERVEVAKDQEFTVNSKGAGGQGEVGVKMTSPSGRPIPCKLESDKANESTNVKYIPPEEGPYKVDVTYDGNPIPGSPFAVEALMPADPSKVRAYGPGLQGGIVGQPAPFGIDTKGAGAGGLGLTVEGPCEAKIECQDNGDGTCSVSYLPTEAGDYNINILFGEAHIPGSPFKAKVRPALDASKVVAKGPGLERAKAGEVATFTVDCTHAGEAELTVEIVSETGAKVEVRIQNNNDGTFSVTYTPGFHGLHTITIKYGGQTVPKCPIRVQVEPAVDTSGVRVYGPGVEPRGVLRDVTTHFIVDARAQTKSGGSHVKARIINPSGNNTDAYLTDKGDGTYRVEYTAYEEGIHLIEVLYDDVPIPNSPLRVGVVEGCDPTRVRAYGPGLENGVTNKSNCFTVETRGAGTGGLGLAIEGPSESKMSCKDNKDGSCSVEYVPFTPGDYDVNITYGGQPIPGSPFHVPVRDIVDPSKVKCSGPGLAPGVRAHHPQTFTVDSRQAGQAPLDVKLYGPSGATEPVQVMNNDDGTHTVNYTPAQEGPYAVSVKYADQEVPRSPFKVSAGPAHDASKVRASGPGLDTSGVAASLPVEFTIDARDAGEGLLTVQILDPEGKPKKASIHDNMDGTYTVSYLPDMTGHYTITIKYGGDEIPYSPYRIQSLPTGDASQCLLTVSIGGHRVANLGPKIQMAQDTVITVDAKSAGKGKVTCTVQTPNGMEMDMDVVENPDGTFDIYYTAPEPGKYVITIRFGGRHIPNSPFHVTATKEPVVPREDLEGMFRPLNLVIPFTVQQGKITGEVRMPSGKKACPQITDNKDGTVTVKYAPTEKGLHEMDIKYEGNHIPGSPLQFYVDAMNTGQVTAYGPGLCHGTVNKPATFTVVTKNAGEGGLSLAVEGPSKAEITCKDNKDGTCTVSYLPTAPGDYSIIVKFDNKHIAGSPFTAKITGDESLRTSQLNVGTAADVSLKITETDLSSLTASIRAPSGKEEPCLLKRLPNRHIGISFTPKEVGEHVVSVMKSGKHVTNSPFKIMVGQSEIGDASRVKAFGKGLVEGHTFELAEFFVDTRNAGYGGLGLSIEGPSKVDINCEDAEDGTCKVTYCPTEPGNYIINIKFADKHIPGSPFTVKVTGEGRMKESIMRKRHAPSIAPVGSTCDLNLKIPGNWFQMVSAQERLTRTFTRSSHTYTRTERTEISKVRGGETKREVRVEESTQVGGDPFRDIFGDFLGRERMGSFGSLTTRAEGEAGVQPLTAQVTSPGGKIADAEIVDGGDSTYSVRFVPQETGPHTVNVKYRGQHVPGSPFQFTVGPLGEGGAHKVRAGGTGLARGVAGVASEFSVWTREAGAGGLSIAVEGPSKAEISFEDRKDGSCGVSYMVQEPGDYEVSIKFNNEHIPDSPFVVPIASLSDDARRLTVTSLQEKDLKVNQEASFAVQRNGARGVVEAKVHTPSGRAEECFVTELDSDKNAISFIPRENGVHSIDVKFNGSHIPGSPFNVRVGEPDQAADPGRVSAYGPGLQGGTTGVPAEFVVNICNAGSGALSVTIDGPSKAKMDCMECAEGYKISYTPMAPGNYLISIKYGGPQHIVGSPFKAKVTGARLSGGHSMHETSTVLVETVTKTSKMAGAYSSMSSASSATAAAAKPASDASKVVCRGPGLSKALVGQKNNFSVDCSKAGTNMLMVGVHGPRTPCEEVYVKHVGNRLYNVTYTVREKGNYMVIVKWGDDTVPGSPFQVAVP; from the exons GTTATTGCTCCTGAGGAAATTGTGGACCCCGACGTAGATGACCAGTCAGTCATGACCTACCTGTCCCAGTTCCCAAAGGCCAAGCTCAAGCCTGGTGCCCCCATCAAGGCCAGACAGCTGTTCCCCAAAAATGCCAAAGCTTATGGACCAG GTATTGAACCCCATGGTAACATGGTGCTCAAGCCTGCAGAATTCACAGTGGAAACAGTTGAGGCCGGACAGGGTGAAATCATTGTATATGTTGAGGATCCGGAGGGCCACACTGAGGAG GCTAAAGTTGTTGCCAACAATGACCCAAAAAGGACATACTCTGTGTGCTATGTGCCTAGAGTTGCTGGTCCTCACAAG GTTAAGGTGCTTTTCGCTGGTCAGGACATTGATAAGAGCCCCTTCCTAGTGAATGTAGGAAAAGCCATGGGCGACCCCAACAAAGTTCAGGCCCGAGGTCCAGGGCTGGAGCCGGTTGGCAATGTGGCTGCCAAACCAACTTACTTTGACATTTACACAGCAG GTGCGGGGGAGGGAGATGTTGGAGTGGTCATTGTCGACCCTCAAGGCCGTAGGGACACAGTGGAGGTGATGCTGGAGAACAAAGGTGATAATGTGTACCGCTGCACCTACAAGCCCATGATGGAGGGCCCCCACACCATCCACGTCACATTTGCTGGGCAACCCATCCCCAAGAGCCCCTTCCCAGTGCAGATCGCTGAAG CTCCCGCGAGTGCCTCTCCCGCGAGGCCCCCGGTGCAGATTCTCCCGCAGGCGGTGCGCACCCCACCCGTGGATAAGCCTAAGAAAGGTGCACCCAAAGTGCCACCCAAACCTGGCCGACCAA CCAGCAACGCTAATGCCTGCAGGGCTACTGGCCGTGGCCTTCAGCCCAAAGGGGTGAGAGTGAAGGAGGTGGCTGACTTCAAGGTCTTCACCAAGGGAGCTGGAACTGGAGAGCTCCAGGTCAACGTGAAGGGTCCAA ATGGAGCAGAGATTCCTGTGAAGGTGCGCGATGCTGGGGAtggtgtgtatgaatgtgactACCAGCCTTTACTGCCTGGAAAATACACAGTCATGGTCACCTGGGGAGGACAGCCCATCCCACGCAG CCCTTTCGAGGTTGAGGTCGGAGTTGAGGCAGGCCAGCAGAAAGTCCGTGCCTGGGGTCCTGGCCTTGTGACCGGCATGGTGGGCAAGTCAGCTGACTTTGTGGTGGAGGCCATCGGCACCGAAGTTGGAACACTGG GCTTCTCCATTGAGGGTCCATCTCAGGCCAAGATTGACTGTGATGACAAGGGCGACGGCTCCTGCGATGTGCGTTACTGGCCCACCGAGCCCGGCGACTACGCCGTCCATGTCATCTGTGACGACGAGGACATCAAGGACAGCCCTTTCATCGCTCACATCCTCCCAGCAGCCAACGACGTCTTCCCCGAGAAG GTAAAAGCCTTTGGACCAGGACTTGAACCTACTGGCGTCATCATCAACAAGCCTGCTGAATTCACCATTGATGCCAGGCAAGCTGGAAACGGCAAACTCAAGATCTACGCTCAG GATGCAGAGGGCTGTGTCATTGACATTCAAATCACTGAAAAGGGTGATGGCACCTTCTTCTGTGTGTACATCCCAACCAAGCCAATcaaacacaccatcatcatcacctggGGTGAGGTCAATGTTCCCAACAGCCCCTTCAGG GTTTTGGTTGGTGAAGGATGCCATCCAGAAAAAGTTAAGGTCTATGGACCAGGTGTGGAGAAGACTGGCTTGAAAGCCAATGAGCCCACCTACTTCACTGTTGACTGCAGCGAGGCAGGCCAAG GTGATGTCAGTATTGGAATCAAATGTGCCCCTGGAGTGGTTGGACCTGCTGAGGCAGACATCGACTTTGACATTATCAAGAACGACAACGACACATTCACTGTCAAATACACACCCCCTGCTGCTGGGCGTTATACCATTATGGTCCTGTTCGCTGATCAG GAAATACCCACTAGCCCATACAAGGTGAAGGTGGACCCATCTCATGATGCAGGCAAAGTGAGAGCAGAGGGGCCTGGACTCAACAAGACAG gcGTGGAGGTGGGCACACCAACTCATTTCACCATCTACACCAAGGGCGCAGGAAAGGCCAAGCCCGAGGTCAACTTCACTGCAGCCGTCAAAGGAGAGGCTGTGAAGGACTTCGAGATCATCGACAACCACGACTACTCGTACACCGTCAAGTACACTGCCCTTTATCAG GGGAACCTGAGCATCTCCGTCACCCACGGAGGAGACCCCATTCCCAAGAGCCCTTTCAACATCACCGTGGCCCCTCCTCTGGATACCAGCAAGGTTAAGGTGCAAGGACTCAACGAGA GAGTTGAGGTTGCAAAGGATCAGGAGTTCACTGTGAACAGCAAAGGAGCCGGCGGTCAGGGGGAGGTCGGCGTGAAAATGACCTCACCCTCTGGCCGTCCAATCCCATGCAAGCTTGAATCAGACAAGGCTAATGAATCTACCAATGTGAAGTACATCCCACCCGAGGAGGGCCCCTACAAGGTGGACGTCACCTACGATGGGAACCCAATTCCAGGGAGCCCTTTTGCTGTGGAGGCACTTATGCCAGCAGACCCCTCAAAG gtACGTGCTTATGGTCCAGGATTGCAGGGTGGCATTGTGGGTCAACCAGCACCTTTTGGCATCGACACCAAGGGTGCCGGTGCCGGCGGTCTGGGCCTGACTGTGGAGGGGCCCTGCGAGGCTAAAATTGAGTGCCAGGACAACGGCGATGGCACCTGCTCCGTTTCCTATCTGCCCACTGAGGCTGGAGACTACAACATCAATATCCTCTTTGGTGAAGCTCATATCCCTGGCTCGCCTTTCAAGGCCAAGGTGCGCCCTGCTCTGGACGCCAGCAAGGTAGTGGCCAAGGGGCCGGGCCTGGAGCGGGCGAAGGCCGGCGAGGTCGCCACCTTCACCGTGGACTGCACACACGCGGGCGAGGCTGAGCTCACTGTGGAGATCGTCTCGGAGACGGGCGCCAAGGTTGAGGTGCGCATCCAGAACAACAACGACGGCACCTTCTCGGTCACCTACACCCCGGGCTTCCACGGCCTGCACACCATCACCATCAAGTACGGGGGCCAGACGGTGCCCAAGTGCCCCATCCGTGTCCAGGTGGAGCCAGCAGTGGACACCTCTGGCGTCCGGGTCTACGGCCCCGGAGTGGAGCCCAGAG GTGTTCTGCGTGACGTGACCACCCACTTCATTGTGGACGCCCGCGCACAGACCAAGAGCGGGGGCAGCCACGTCAAGGCCCGCATCATCAACCCCTCGGGCAACAACACGGACGCCTACCTCACCGACAAAGGCGACGGCACCTACCGAGTGGAGTACACGGCGTATGAAGAAG GTATCCATCTGATTGAAGTGCTGTACGATGACGTTCCCATTCCAAACAGCCCCTTAAGGGTGGGTGTGGTGGAGGGCTGTGACCCAACACGTGTGCGTGCTTATGGACCTGGCCTTGAGAATGGTGTCACAAACAAATCAAACTGCTTCACAGTGGAGACCAG AGGTGCTGGCACTGGTGGTCTGGGCTTGGCCATCGAGGGACCATCAGAGTCTAAGATGTCCTGCAAAGATAACAAGGACGGCAGCTGCAGCGTGGAGTATGTGCCCTTCACTCCCGGTGACTACGACGTCAACATCACCTACGGAGGCCAGCCCATCCCAGGCAGTCCATTCCATGTGCCGGTGAGGGACATAGTTGACCCCAGCAAGGTGAAGTGCTCCGGACCCGGACTGGCCCCTGGTGTGAGGGCTCACCATCCACAGACCTTCACGGTGGACAGCCGACAGGCAGGACAGGCCCCACTGGACGTCAAGCTCTACGGCCCATCAG GGGCTACTGAGCCTGTTCAGGTCATGAACAATGATGATGGAACGCACACGGTCAACTACACACCCGCCCAGGAAGGTCCTTACGCCGTGTCTGTGAAATACGCTGACCAGGAAGTCCCCCGCAG CCCATTCAAGGTCAGTGCAGGCCCAGCACACGATGCCAGCAAAGTCCGTGCCAGCGGTCCTGGTCTGGACACCTCTGGGGTGGCCGCCAGCCTGCCGGTGGAATTCACCATCGACGCCCGCGATGCCGGCGAGGGCCTGCTCACCGTCCAGATCCTG GATCCCGAGGGCAAGCCTAAGAAGGCCAGCATCCACGACAACATGGACGGCACTTATACTGTGTCCTATCTGCCCGACATGACCGGTCACTACACTATCACCATCAAGTATGGTGGCGATGAGATCCCTTACTCCCCCTACCGCATCCAGTCTCTGCCCACTGGAGACGCCAGCCAATGCCTCCTCACAG TGTCCATTGGAGGACACAGAGTCG CGAACCTCGGGCCCAAAATCCAGATGGCCCAGGACACTGTCATCACAGTGGACGCCAAGTCCGCTGGGAAGGGCAAGGTGACCTGCACTGTGCAGACACCCAACGGCATGGAGATGGACATGGATGTGGTGGAGAACCCCGACGGCACCTTCGACATCTACTACACAGCGCCCGAGCCGGGCAAGTACGTCATCACCATCCGCTTCGGAGGACGGCACATTCCCAACAGCCCATTCCACGTCACG GCCACCAAGGAGCCAGTCGTCCCTAGAGAAGACTTAGAGGGCATGTTCCGCCCCCTCAATCTTGTCATCCCCTTCACCGTGCAGCAGGGAAAGATTACAG GCGAGGTGCGTATGCCTTCTGGTAAGAAAGCATGCCCTCAGATCACGGACAACAAGGATGGCACAGTGACTGTGAAGTACGCTCCCACTGAGAAGGGCCTGCACGAGATGGACATCAAATACGAAGGCAACCACATCCCAG GAAGTCCTCTGCAGTTCTATGTGGATGCCATGAACACTGGTCAGGTGACAGCTTATGGTCCTGGTCTGTGCCACGGCACTGTCAACAAGCCAGCCACCTTCACCGTGGTCACCAAGAACGCTGGGGAAG GTGGTCTTTCTCTGGCTGTGGAAGGACCTTCAAAGGCTGAGATCACCTGCAAGGACAACAAAGATGGAACCTGTACTGTGTCTTACCTGCCCACTGCACCTGGCGACTACAGCATCATTGTGAAGTTCGACAACAAGCACATTGCTGGCAGCCCCTTCACTGCCAAGATCACAG GTGATGAGTCGCTCAGGACATCCCAGCTGAACGTCGGCACAGCAGCAGACGTCTCGCTGAAGATCACAGAGACAGACCTGAGCTCCCTGACGGCCAGCATCAGAGCACCGTCCGGCAAAGAGGAGCCCTGTCTGCTGAAGAGACTTCCCAACAGGCACATTG GAATCTCCTTCACCCCTAAGGAGGTGGGTGAGCATGTGGTTAGCGTGATGAAGAGTGGAAAGCATGTGACAAACAGCCCCTTCAAGATCATGGTGGGTCAATCAGAGATCGGAGACGCCAGCCGGGTCAAGGCCTTCGGCAAGGGCCTGGTGGAAGGCCACACCTTCGAGTTGGCTGAGTTCTTTGTGGACACCAGGAATGCAG GCTATGGTGGACTGGGGCTGTCTATTGAGGGTCCGAGCAAAGTGGATATTAACTGTGAAGATGCAGAGGATGGGACATGCAAGGTGACATACTGCCCAACAGAGCCTGGCAACTACATCATCAACATCAAGTTTGCCGACAAGCACATCCCAG GAAGTCCTTTCACAGTGAAGGTGACAGGAGAAGGCAGGATGAAAGAGAGCATCATGAGGAAGAGACATGCTCCCTCTATCGCGCCCGTGGGCAGCACATGCGACCTTAACCTCAAAATCCCAG GAAACTGGTTCCAGATGGTGTCCGCTCAGGAGCGTCTGACCCGCACGTTTACACGCAGCAGCCACACCTACACCCGCACCGAGCGTACCGAGATCAGCAAGGTGCGCGGCGGCGAGACCAAGCGGGAGGTGCGCGTGGAGGAGAGCACGCAGGTCGGCGGCGACCCCTTCCGGGACATCTTCGGCGACTTCCTGGGAAGGGAGAGGATGGGCAGTTTCGGAAGCCTGACCACTAGAGCAGAAG GAGAAGCTGGGGTGCAGCCACTGACCGCTCAGGTGACCAGCCCTGGGGGTAAGATCGCAGACGCAGAGATCGTGGACGGAGGGGACAGCACCTACAGTGTGCGTTTCGTGCCCCAGGAGACTGGCCCCCACACCGTCAACGTGAAGTACAGGGGCCAGCACGTCCCTGGCAGCCCCTTCCAGTTCACCGTGGGGCCCCTGGGAGAAGGAGGTGCCCACAAGGTGCGGGCTGGAGGCACTGGACTGGCCAGAGGAGTGGCCGGAGTTGCAT CTGAATTTAGCGTGTGGACACGAGAAGCTGGCGCTGGAGGACTTTCCATCGCAGTGGAAGGGCCCAGCAAAGCTGAGATCTCCTTTGAAGACCGGAAGGACGGCTCCTGTGGAGTTTCTTACATGGTGCAGGAACCAG GTGACTATGAGGTGTCAATCAAGTTCAACAACGAGCATATCCCTGACAGCCCCTTTGTCGTGCCGATTGCCTCTCTATCTGACGACGCACGCCGACTCACTGTCACGAGCTTGCAG GAGAAGGACCTGAAGGTGAACCAGGAGGCCTCCTTTGCTGTGCAGAGAAACGGCGCACGGGGCGTTGTCGAGGCCAAAGTCCACACGCCATCCGGGAGAGCTGAGGAGTGTTTCGTCACAGAGCTAGACAGCG ACAAGAATGCAATCAGCTTCATTCCACGGGAGAACGGCGTCCACTCCATCGATGTCAAATTTAACGGAAGCCACATTCCTGGAAGTCCCTTCAATGTGCGTGTGGGCGAACCTGACCAAGCCGCAGACCCAGGCAGAGTGTCCGCCTACGGACCTGGCCTGCAGGGAGGCACCACAG GTGTGCCTGCGGAGTTTGTGGTGAATATCTGCAATGCTGGATCCGGGGCCCTGTCGGTCACTATTGATGGTCCCTCCAAAGCTAAGATGGACTGCATGGAATGTGCAGAGGGCTACAAGATCAGCTACACACCAATGGCACCAGGGAACTATCTCATCTCCATCAAGTATGGAGGACCACAGCATATCGTGGGCAGTCCCTTCAAAGCCAAAGTTACAG GTGCGCGTCTGTCGGGAGGCCACAGCATGCATGAGACCTCCACGGTGCTGGTGGAGACGGTCACCAAGACCTCTAAGATGGCCGGCGCCTACAGCTCCATGTCCAGTGCCAGCAGTGCCACCGCGGCCGCCGCCAAACCCGCATCGGACGCCAGCAAGGTAGTGTGTCGAGGGCCCGGCCTCTCCAAAGCTCTCGTGGGTCAGAAGAACAACTTCAGCGTGGATTGCAGCAAAGCAG GTACCAACATGCTGATGGTTGGCGTGCACGGCCCGAGAACTCCGTGCGAAGAGGTGTATGTGAAGCACGTGGGCAACCGCCTCTACAATGTCACCTACACAGTGAGGGAGAAGGGCAACTACATGGTCATCGTCAAGTGGGGAGATGACACGGTTCCAGGGAGCCCCTTCCAAGTGGCCGTCCCCTGA